A genome region from Candidatus Margulisiibacteriota bacterium includes the following:
- a CDS encoding 4-amino-4-deoxy-L-arabinose transferase, with protein MQTILLVLVPVLIGVVGQLFLKKGMAVVGQFDFTALPQLLPQFARAFTNPWVFAGFAFYFLSSLFWMVVLSRVELSVAYPMLSLGYAVVLLASFFLFQEAVSPARWLGVLVIMLGVVLISRS; from the coding sequence ATGCAGACAATATTATTGGTGTTAGTACCGGTGCTGATCGGCGTAGTCGGTCAGTTGTTTTTAAAGAAAGGCATGGCCGTGGTCGGGCAGTTTGATTTCACCGCTCTGCCGCAGCTCCTGCCGCAGTTTGCGCGCGCTTTTACTAACCCGTGGGTCTTTGCCGGTTTTGCTTTTTATTTTTTGTCGTCGCTATTCTGGATGGTCGTGCTCTCCCGCGTGGAATTAAGCGTGGCTTATCCGATGCTCAGTCTGGGCTATGCGGTTGTGCTGCTGGCTTCGTTTTTTCTCTTTCAAGAAGCTGTTTCGCCGGCGCGCTGGCTAGGCGTGCTGGTCATCATGCTGGGCGTCGTTTTGATCTCGCGCAGCTGA
- a CDS encoding undecaprenyl/decaprenyl-phosphate alpha-N-acetylglucosaminyl 1-phosphate transferase, which produces MEIFLLPTLTVFILTLLTVPLVKRLAWKLNIVDKPEARKLQTDTIPLLGGLGMLIPFVLGLCFFYKGATDLNLKAVVFCAALIALLGLCDDKYGLTWKTKLAGQLAVSALLVFGFGIKTSFMELDILNSLVSICWLAFITNSINLLDNMDGLAAGVSALAAFFFFLLSYKAGQPDLAMFCVLLAACALAFLKYNFSPASIFMGDLGSLFLGFTLGAVAILLQVREISNWEIVLWHSEFFQRYEYIYEGISVLIPLLVLAVPIFDTLLVMVLRTLNGLGIFTPGRDHSSHRLARMKGFVQRRLDKLILFYLRLAGPRRPTRQTVLRGVAQARTALLLYACAALIGGGTLLLAQLSLRGLLVFTVIVAAAAFFSAYKLGQVLVYRKKL; this is translated from the coding sequence ATGGAAATTTTTCTCCTGCCGACGCTGACGGTTTTTATTTTGACGCTGCTGACCGTGCCGCTGGTCAAGAGGCTGGCCTGGAAATTAAATATTGTCGATAAACCGGAAGCCCGCAAACTGCAGACGGATACTATTCCTCTGCTGGGCGGCCTGGGTATGCTGATCCCTTTTGTGCTAGGGCTGTGTTTTTTTTATAAAGGCGCGACAGACCTTAATCTGAAAGCGGTGGTGTTTTGCGCGGCGCTGATCGCGCTGCTGGGGCTGTGCGATGACAAATACGGCTTGACCTGGAAAACCAAATTGGCCGGCCAGTTGGCGGTGTCCGCGCTGTTGGTTTTTGGTTTCGGTATCAAAACTTCTTTTATGGAGCTGGATATTTTAAATAGTCTGGTCTCAATTTGCTGGCTGGCTTTTATCACGAACTCGATCAATTTGCTGGACAATATGGACGGCTTGGCCGCCGGAGTTTCAGCGCTCGCGGCGTTTTTCTTTTTTCTCCTGTCTTATAAAGCCGGACAGCCAGATTTGGCGATGTTCTGCGTGCTGCTGGCGGCCTGCGCGCTGGCTTTTTTGAAATACAATTTTTCGCCAGCTTCGATTTTTATGGGCGATCTCGGCTCTTTGTTTTTGGGTTTTACTCTGGGCGCGGTGGCCATCCTTTTGCAGGTCAGGGAGATCAGCAACTGGGAGATTGTGCTTTGGCACAGTGAGTTTTTTCAGCGTTATGAATATATTTACGAAGGTATCAGTGTTTTGATCCCTCTGTTGGTGCTGGCGGTGCCGATTTTTGACACGCTGCTGGTCATGGTTCTGCGCACGCTTAACGGACTGGGGATTTTTACGCCCGGCCGTGATCATTCTTCGCATCGCTTAGCGCGGATGAAAGGTTTCGTGCAGCGCAGGCTGGATAAGCTGATCTTGTTTTATCTGCGTTTAGCCGGCCCGCGCCGTCCGACCCGCCAGACGGTTTTGCGGGGAGTCGCGCAGGCGCGCACGGCCTTGCTGCTTTACGCCTGCGCCGCTTTGATCGGCGGCGGCACGCTGCTGCTGGCGCAGTTATCCCTGCGCGGCCTTTTGGTTTTTACGGTGATTGTTGCGGCGGCGGCCTTTTTCAGCGCGTATAAACTCGGTCAAGTGCTGGTCTACCGGAAAAAATTATAA